A genomic region of Aspergillus oryzae RIB40 DNA, chromosome 1 contains the following coding sequences:
- a CDS encoding GTPase-activating protein BUD2 (GTPase-activating protein) translates to MEPEGSNGPKRNSIHQGLYSRPVERRSSKKSSSRDRHGMVYPESFRDTGIRTVTPDSAAETTNHSPLSDAEHLSSGAAPSPRVTARTRPANLDTRRDFQSYHPAGDEEEFQVESKSQRARSRTTTLEDQRSELSPNSFYLKSRSRLGSVNAVTPQSRHSDEPTGSIGYPSIQSPTYLSQTLGRHRVSRASGGSNFLASVASNPPPSPLSSTDSAKILQLMKTTCGRMHGILSFRTANTTAWTSGYCAINVATGSLIYQAKGEPALAKTLIPDLRGCQVRSLVDPELRTNYLSVSTFTSGLGVELRPHVSETFDSWLAALLCWQPIRPKGVQNKMTKPQSVAIGDRRLADRRRNSESTVQKEAAIIKVGKMLLWDRPNASGARPSSGRRVSTYRQQRALSSSWQRVSCTLQENGVFKLFTESDITFVHCIQLSQLSRCAVQRLNSSVLEDEFCIAIYPQYAAHSVSGLTRPVYLALESRVLFEVWFVLLRAFTIPELYGPETSIEDNPAKAPAPDATSTSIADMFRIERMLTVRVTEAKLFRSRSEEAPRSRKQSRSHSNSTPTGAVNDYYTEVLLDGEIRAKTAVKYRTANPFWREDFTFNDLPPVLSQVSILVKNPNPTQKDWSLIAHGSYALNQDSYPMRVLDDVELSSHDATFGRVELRLDDLEPGVEVEKWWPILDDRDQPVGEMLMRARMEETVVLMSHEYTPMSELLHSFTNGLSVNMAQILSSELTLLSEALLNIFQVSGTTVEWIQALVEDEIDGLHKDSNANRLRYTTRIHSNDTRESGQDREVLVRDLGRTATVEANLLFRGNSLLTKALDYHMRRLGKEYLEETIGERLRDIDESDPECEVDPSRVHRSDDLERNWRNLISLTTSVWKTIAGSASRCPAELRLIFRHVRACAEDRYGDFLRTVTYSSVSGFLFLRFFCPAILNPKLFGLLKDHPRPRAQRTLTLIAKALQGLANMTTFGSKEPWMEPMNKFLVGNRIEFKQFVDSICAIPADRPTPIVTPSYATPIQILGRLPPTSREGFPSLPFLIDHPRSFAILIRIWLEGAPARLNEIEDLDPALKKFHDMALHLDRRTKECLSKAEQAERPSGDLEVKWEELVDSMERSATFYEESSKPTTPATETAIAGSASIAGSHRNSIGYFATRPSLPRRSTDYAADGDDDTPPSSSSATWDQSRVPFSIPRWSDTRDSTGSSKNSSTYSLEYPDSSKPRRSSITRETASKYRFFDLVPTTSRRRARDREHAQQQSREELRNEF, encoded by the exons ATGGAGCCCGAAGGTTCAAATGGGCCCAAACGGAATTCCATACACCAGGGTTTATACAGTCGCCCAGTCGAACGGCGTTCAAGCAAAAAATCATCATCCAGGGACCGTCACGGCATGGTCTACCCCGAAAGCTTCAGGGATACAGGCATCCGCACAGTAACGCCAGACTCCGCCGCGGAGACCACGAACCATTCCCCTCTGTCGGACGCGGAGCATCTTTCTTCAGGCGCAGCCCCTTCGCCCCGTGTGACCGCCAGAACAAGGCCTGCCAATCTAGATACTCGTCGCGACTTCCAATCTTATCATCCCGCgggcgatgaggaagagttCCAAGTGGAATCGAAGAGCCAACGGGCGCGATCTCGGACCACCACCTTGGAGGATCAGCGCAGTGAGCTCTCCCCAAACTCCTTCTATCTCAAATCCCGGAGCCGCTTAGGCTCCGTCAATGCCGTAACGCCCCAGTCAAGACACTCAGATGAACCAACTGGATCAATCGGCTATCCATCAATACAATCGCCCACCTATCTGAGCCAAACCCTCGGACGTCACCGGGTCAGCCGAGCCTCCGGGGGCTCAAACTTTCTGGCCAGTGTCGCTAGCAATCCGCCGCCGTCGCCTTTGTCGAGTACCGATTCTGCGAAGATCCTACAGCTGATGAAGACCACATGCGGAAGGATGCATGGTATTCTTTCCTTCCGGACCGCCAACACCACCGCTTGGACGTCCGGCTACTGCGCTATCAACGTTGCTACGGGAAGTTTGATCTACCAGGCCAAAGGGGAGCCCGCATTAGCTAAGACCTTGATCCCGGACCTTCGCGGCTGCCAGGTTCGCTCCCTTGTCGACCCCGAGCTTCGGACGAACTATCTCAGCGTATCTACATTTACCTCTGGCCTTGGGGTAGAGTTGAGGCCTCATGTGAGCGAAACATTCGATTCGTGGCTCGCTGCGTTGTTGTGCTGGCAGCCAATCAGGCCAAAAGGTGTTCAGAATAAGATGACCAAACCTCAGTCGGTTGCGATAGGTGATCGTCGTCTTGCCGACCGTCGAAGAAACTCCGAAAGCACTGttcaaaaagaagcagccatAATCAAAGTGGGTAAGATGCTCCTATGGGATAGACCAAATGCCTCAGGCGCTCGACCTTCGTCTGGTCGCCGGGTCTCAACATACCGCCAGCAACGTGCGCTCTCGTCGTCCTGGCAAAGGGTCAGCTGCACACTGCAGGAGAATGGCGTTTTCAAACTCTTCACCGAATCTGACATCACCTTTGTGCACTGCATTCAATTATCTCAGCTCTCCCGGTGCGCCGTCCAACGGTTGAACTCGTCGGTTTTGGAAGACGAATTCTGCATTGCCATATACCCACAGTATGCGGCGCACTCAGTATCGGGGCTGACGCGTCCAGTGTATCTGGCCCTCGAAAGCCGGGTGCTATTTGAGGTgtggtttgttcttttgcGTGCCTTCACAATCCCAGAACTATACGGCCCTGAAACGTCAATCGAAGACAATCCGGCGAAGGCTCCAGCGCCCGATGCTACCTCTACCTCTATAGCGGACATGTTTCGGATTGAGAGAATGCTCACCGTGAGAGTGACCGAGGCCAAATTATTCCGTAGCAGGTCGGAGGAGGCCCCTCGAAGTCGCAAGCAGTCCCGATCTCATAGCAACTCGACGCCAACGGGCGCCGTGAACGATTATTATACTGAAGTTCTACTAGACGGAGAGATCCGCGCCAAAACCGCCGTCAAGTACCGCACCGCAAATCCTTTCTGGCGGGAAGATTTTACTTTCAACGACCTCCCACCTGTCTTGTCCCAAGTTTCGATACTTGTAAAGAACCCCAATCCGACCCAAAAAGATTGGTCGCTTATCGCGCACGGGTCGTATGCCTTGAATCAGGATAGCTACCCTATGCGCGTGTTGGATGACGTTGAGCTGTCCTCTCATGACGCAACATTCGGAAGAGTAGAACTGCGACTGGATGACTTGGAGCCGGGTGTGGAAGTCGAGAAGTGGTGGCCGATCCTTGATGACCGAGACCAACCCGTAGGAGAGATGCTGATGAGAGCTCGGATGGAAGAAACTGTTGTTCTTATGTCCCATGAATACACTCCAATGTCGGagcttctccattctttcacCAATGGACTTTCCGTCAACATGGCCCAGATTCTATCTTCTGAACTTACATTACTATCGGAGGCGCTCTTAAACATCTTTCAGGTGTCAGGGACAACCGTGGAGTGGATTCAAGCCTTGGTCGAAGATGAAATTGATGGACTTCACAAGGACTCAAACGCGAACAGACTTAGATATACTACCAGGATCCATTCCAACGACACAAGAGAGTCTGGTCAGGATCGGGAAGTCCTTGTAAGGGATTTGGGGCGTACCGCAACCGTGGAGGCTAACCTCCTTTTCCGAGGGAATTCTCTTCTTACGAAGGCGCTGGACTACCATATGCGTAGGCTAGGAAAGGAATATCTCGAAGAAACCATAGGTGAGCGTCTACGTGATATAGACGAGAGCGATCCGGAATGTGAAGTAGACCCTTCTCGCGTGCATCGTTCGGATGATCTGGAACGCAACTGGAGAAATCTCATCTCCCTCACTACCAGTGTTTGGAAAACGATTGCGGGCTCCGCGTCTCGATGCCCTGCCGAGCTGCGACTCATATTTCGGCATGTCAGGGCATGCGCAGAAGATCGTTACGGCGATTTTCTTCGCACTGTCACCTATAGTAGCGTCTCgggctttttgtttctgcGATTCTTCTGTCCAGCAATCCTGAACCCAAAGCTGTTTGGATTGCTGAAAG ATCACCCTCGCCCTCGAGCCCAACGTACTTTGACTCTGATTGCCAAAGCTTTGCAAGGATTGGCTAACATGACTACCTTTGGGAGCAAAGAACCTTGGATGGAGCCTATGAACAAGTTCTTGGTAGGCAATCGTATCGAATTTAAACAGTTCGTGGATTCAATTTGTGCAATACCCGCCGACCGACCAACTCCAATCGTCACACCCTCCTATGCCACCCCGATTCAAATCCTTGGTCGCTTACCTCCCACGTCACGGGAAGGGTTTCCcagtcttcctttcttgATAGATCACCCTCGCAGCTTTGCGATTCTGATTCGGATATGGCTTGAAGGGGCACCTGCGAGACTTAATGAGATAGAAGATCTCGACCCGGCACTTAAGAAATTCCATGACATGGCGCTTCATCTCGACCGGCGTACCAAGGAATGTTTGAGTAAAGCCGAGCAGGCAGAGCGCCCAAGTGGAGATCTCGAGGTTAAGTGGGAAGAACTAGTTGACTCCATGGAACGGTCGGCCACTTTCTACGAGGAGAGCTCCAAACCCACTACGCCGGCCACGGAGACGGCAATTGCGGGATCTGCGTCTATCGCTGGAAGTCACCGAAATTCAATCGGCTACTTTGCTACGCGGCCTTCGCTCCCTCGCCGGTCGACCGACTATGCCGCtgacggtgatgatgatacccCTCCAAGCTCTTCCTCAGCAACATGGGACCAGAGTCGTGTGCCTTTCTCGATACCACGGTGGTCGGACACGCGTGATAGCACTGGTAGTTCCAAGAATTCTTCGACTTACTCTCTTGAATACCCAGACTCCTCTAAGCCTCGCAGGTCTAG